ATCGCTGTCGAGGACTCGGGTGCGGGCCGAGGCGCCGTCGATGAGCAGCGCGAGTTGTTCGCCGAGTTGTTCGGGGTTGGTGGCGCCGGCTTCGCGGGCGGTCTCGGTGAGCCGCGCGGCGATGGCGGTCTTGTACTCCCGTGCGTACTCGGATGCGGGGTGTTGCGGGTCGTGCAGTTCGACGGCCGCCGCGATGTACGGGCACAGGGGCGTGGACGCGGGCATCTCGAAGGCGGCGAGGAGCCGTTCGCGGGGTGTGAGGTCGGTGCGGTCGAACACGTCGGGCATGACGTCAGGATCGAATCGGCGCAGGTACTCGGCGACCAGCTCGTCCTTGCTGGGGAAGTGCTGGTAGGCCGTGCGCTTGGACACCTGAGCCGAGGCGCAGAGCTGGTCCATGCCGGTGCGGTTGATGCCCTGATCGCGGAACAGCTGTTGTGACGCGCTGAGGATGCGCTCGCGTGCGCCCCTGCCGCGGCGCTGGCCCAGCGGGCCCTTCTCCAACTCCGTCATGCCCCCAGCATAGACCCAGTTGGTACCGATCGGTGTACGTAGCTTGCGCGACGGCCAGCCGTCGGCTACGTTAGGTACACAGAATGGTTTACATACGAACTGCACTGTTTCGGATAACCATCAAATCAACGGAGTGATCATGGGAAAGCTCGATGGCAAGGTTGCGGTGATCACCGGCGGATCCACCGGCATGGCACTGGCCGGCGCCAAACTGTTCGTCGAGGAAGGCGCGCACGTCTTCATCCAGGCCCGGCGGCAGGAAGCACTGGACGACGCGGTCAAGCTGATCGGCCGCAACGTCACCGCCGTGCAGGGTGACGCTGCCGTGCTGGACGACCTGGACCGCTTGTACGACACCGTCAAGCGGGAAAAGGGCTCGATCGACGTGCTGTGGGCCAGCGCTGGGATGGGCGAACCCGCCGTCCTCGGCGAGATCACCGAGGAACAGTTCCACCGCGCCTTCTCGCTCAACGCGCGCGGCACCCTGTTCACCGTGCAGAAGGCACTCCCGCTGATCAACGACAACGGTTCAATCTTCATGACCGGATCCAACGCCTCCCTCGGCGCCTTCCCCGGCTGGAGCCTCTACGCGGGAAGCAAAGCCGTCCAGCAGGCCTGGGCCCGCGTCTGGCTCAACGAACTGCGCGACCGCAAGATCCGGGTCAACGTCCTGACCCCCGGCCAGGTCGGCACCGCCAAACAGGAAGAACTGTTCGACGAGGCGACCAGGGCCGCCTTCGAGTCCCTCATCCCCCGCGGGCAGATGGGCCGCCCCGAGGAGATCGCCACCGTCGCCCTGTTCCTCGCCTCCGATGACTCCAGCTACGTCAACGGCCTGGAACTGGTCGCCGACGGCGGCACCACCGCCCTCTGAAACACACACCCGGAATCAGGAAGAGAGCACACCTCGTGAGCAGCATTACCTTCATCGGTACAGGGAACATGGCCCGCACCATCGGCACGCTCGCGGTGGCGGGCGGCAACACCGTCGAGGTCATGGGACGCGATCAGTCCAAGGCCGATGACCTGGCCAAGGCTCTGGGCGGTGGCACGACGACGGGCGAGTGGGGCGCCGTCCCGGCCGGGGACATCGTCATCACGGCCCTGTTGTACGCCGCTGTCGTTCCGGTCGTCACCGAGTACGGAGACGCCCTGGCGGGCAAGGTCATCGTCGACATCAGCAACCCCTTCAACGCCACGTTCGACGGACTGGCCCACAGCGAGGAGACCTCGATCGCGCAGGAAGTCGCCAAGGTGGCCCCGGCCGGTGCCGGCGTGGTGAAGGCCTTCAACACCATCTTCCGTAATGTCCTGGAGAACGGCCGGCCCGACGTCTTCATGGCTGGCGACGATGCGCAGGCCAAGGCGGGCGTGGCGGCCTTCGTCGAGAGCCTCGGGCTGCACCCGCTGGACGTCGGCGGCCTGAAAATGGCGCACTGGCTGGAAGGAGCGGGCGTGGTCACGGTGGGCCTCGCCCGCAACGGGGTCGGCCACTGGGACTTCGCCCTCGGCGTCAACGAATTCACCGGCTGAGCCCCGGGGACAAAGCAGTCGACGAATAGGGAGCCGTGCGCCCTGACAATGGTTGATGGATCACCGACTCGCTGATGTCGGATCCGCCCGGCGCGCGGATCTGCCGCCGTCCGTGCGCGCACACTGATCCCAGAGTGGTCACGCTCGGTAGCTGGCCTTTGAGCCGAGCAGGCATCCTGATCTGCCGAAGTGCGGACGTTCGCGCTCCTGCGTAAGGAGCGGAGGCACATTGATCAGCCGGAACGGGAGAACTGGGTGATCTGGGCGACAGCAGTGAAGCCCAGCCGCCGGTAGAGGGGGATGCCTGGCCCGCTGGCGTCGAGGCTGGCCCGTGTCGCTCCCGACTTCACCGCGGAGCGCAGCGCGGCCGCTGTCATCGACAGCCCCACGCCGCCGCGGCGCCAGCCGGGATCGGTGTTGACGAAGAACACGTACGCGTCCGAAAAGAAGGTCCGCGATCCGCTCGTGCCGCGCACCACGCCGTCGTCGTCGACCGCCGCGAAGAGCCGGGGCCCTTCCGGCAGCGACCTCAGGTACGTGACGAGTGCCGCGGTCGACACCTCACCCGCTGGCATCGCCCGTCCGGCGGCCGCAACTGCATCCGTCAACGACACCCCGTCCGGTGGGTCCTCAGGGACGCGGCATACCGGGCGCAGAGTCAGGCCAGTAGGCAGCAAGGGCTCCGGCACGGTACGAAGGTCGCGGCACACCATCGCCGTGACCGCCTTCGGCGTCCACGTCCGGTCCCGGCGGATAAGCTCGGCGCACCGCCCGGCCGCCTCGTGGACCCTGACCGTGCCGGCCGAGGCGAGCGGCAGCACGGCCGAGAGCACGTCGAAGGCTCGGTCATCCAGGACCAAGAGCTGAGTGGGTGACTCCCCGTCGACCGGAACCAGTCCTTGGATGCCGAACCCGTCCACGCGCCGTGTTCCGGGGCCCTCAGCGGCGGCACACCGCGCATCGAACGCTGCGGCGTAGGCGTCAGGCGCTTGATCCGGCACTCGACGCAGCCTAGCTCCCGGCCGACACGATGTTCGTAGGTGTCACGACGAACGCTCGCGGTTCACGCGTGAAGGCAACACGCCGACCGCTAGTCGGCCCTCGCAGCCGCTGGCGGCCATGTGAGGGTCTCGTCTCCCCGTCCGCGAACGTGCGTGTTTCCGCCGCGACGACGCGCAGCCCGTTTACCGGATTTGCCGCAAGGAGGGCGCTGGCACTGACTGTGACTGATGACGCAGCGTGAGGTATGACTATCTCTCCCGCTTCCGGTCCCGGTCCCGGTGTCGTCTCTCCCGATCGCGTTGTTCTCCGCGCAGCGGTGTCTGCCTACCTCGGTCGGTACCGGGGTGACTCGCGGCTGCACACCGATTCCGACCTGCGCGTCTTCCTGACCTGGTGCACCGACCAGGATCTGGACCCGCTGTCGGCAGTACGTGTGGACATCGAGCGGTACGTGCGCTGGCTCCAGGACGTACGTCGCTTCCAGCCCTCGACAGTCTCCCGCCGCCTGTCGGTGGCGATCGGGTTCTACCGCGTCTGCGTCATCGATGGCATCCTGCCGCACTCACCAGCCGACTACGTCCGCAGGCCGGTGGTGCCCCTCGAATCACCTACCCTCGGGCTGGGCCACCTCCAGTTCGAGGCCCTGATCACCACCGCGCGGCGGTCGGCCAACCCGAACGACTTCTCCCTGATCGCCATGCTCGGACTCCTCGGGCTGCGGATCTTCGAAGCCTGCGGCGCCAACATCAGCGATATCGGTGAGGAACACGGCCATCGCGTCCTTCGCGTCCGCGGCAAGGGCGGCAAAGTCGTCCTCGTTCCGCTGCCGCCTGCGGTGGCTAGGGCTGTGGACCGTGCGGTGGACGGCCGCATCGACGGTCCGATTCTGCGCAACGCCATCGGGGCGCGGATGGACCGGCATGCGGCGACCCGCCGGCTCAAGCACCTGGCGTGCAGCGCCGGGATCCGGATGCCGAGGATGCACCCGCACATGCTGCGTCACACCTTCGTCACCACCATGCTCGACGCCGGCGTGAACCTGCGCGACGTGCAGATCGCCGCTCGTCACGCCGACCCCCGCACCACCATGCGCTACGACCGCGCCCGCAAGAACCTCGACCGCCACCCCAACTACATCCTCGCCGCCTACATGGCCTCCGGAACGTAGCGACCACAACAAGCGGATCTGCCGATGACAGTGCGCTGTCCGCTCACTACGCTGATAGGTAGCGATCCACCCAATCCGGCACTGTCGTGATCCTTCGCACGGCCGCCTCGATATGATCGTCCACCATGTCCGATCCGCCGTCGCAGTCCGTGCAGAAGAGCAGGGCTCGCCGGCTCAGTTGGACGCTGGCGGTTGTGACTGCCCTGCTCCTCTTCTGCGGGCTGCCACTTGGGTTCGCTCGGTACTCCGACCGCAACGAATCGCGCGAAGCGGACAAAGAGGTCGACCGATACCTGACCCTCGTACAAGGACGCGATCGCCCGGGCGCTGACGGGATGCTCTGCAGCGGAGACGACGACACGAGCGCCGTCGAACTGCCCGGCATGAACCAACCAGATTGGCACCTCCCCCTCGTGGAGTCCTTCACCATCGTCAACACATGGGATTGGTCATCGGTGACAGACGGCCACGGGAGGGGTTACCAAGTCCGACTGGTGTTCGCCGACAGATCGACCGCCAAAGTCGAGCTGGCGGTGGAGGTGATAGCAGACGACCCGTGCATCGCTACGGAGATTCCGTTCTGAACGAGCAGACCTCCGCTACCGCCACTGAGCGGGACCGCCGGCGGCATCCGGATCTGTCGAATTGAGCATGTGCCGATCTCTCGAACTCTCCCGCGCTCGGCAACGGCCGCGGAAACGCGATGCGAAGGTTCCCTCGGCGGCTGGGTTACTGGGCCGGCGTGGTGATGAGCTCGTCGGTGACCCACTGTGCGACGTTGGCGGGGTAGGGCGCGGGCAGTCCGAGGACGATGTGCTGGAAGCCGGCGTCGATCGCTTTGCCGATCGCGTCCTGGGTGATGCTGGGCTGGTCGTAGGAGACCTGCAGGACGATGGATCGGGTGATCGAGGCGGGGTCGCGCCCGATCTCGGTGCAGTAGCGGTCCAGCAGTGCGCTGCGGCTGACGGCGTCGTCGATGTCGCCGCCGGGGATGTTCCACAGGTCGGCGTGCTCGGCGGCCACGCGCAGCACGGCGGCCGAGCGTCCGCCGACGAGGATCGGCGGGTGGGGGCGCTGGATGGGTTTGGGGTTGCAGAACGCTCCGGTGAGACGGTGGTAGGTCCCGTGGAAGTCGAACGGGTCGGCCTCGGTCCACAAACGCCGGATGACGGTGCACGCCTCGGCGAGGCTTCCCACGGCGTATGCCGTGTCGTGGAAGGGCAGGCCGTGTGCTTCATACTCGCGCCGGGCCAGGGGGTGGCTGGGTCGTGAACCCGCACCGATACCGAAGTCGAGCCGTCCGCCGGAGACGATGTCGACGGTCGCGGCGATCTTGGCCAGCATCGCGGGCGGGCGGATGCGGTTGCTGGTCACGAGCAGGCCGAGGCGCAGTCGTCGGGTCTGTGCGGCGAGGGCCGAGAGCAGGGTCCAGCCTTCGTAGGTCGGCCCGTTCGGGTCGCCGCCGATCGGCATGAGGTGATCGAACAGCCACGCGTGCTCGATCTCCGGGATGGTGTCTGCCTCGCGCCAGACCCGCAGGACGTCGTGGTAGTCGACCTGTGAGGGTGCGGTCATGATCCCGAAGCGGGGCCGGGGTGTTTGCGGCATAGGGCCGTCAGTCCTTTCGTTTCCGTCCGTGATCTTCTTCCCGGCGTCGTAGCCATGCGAGTGCCGTCCGGACGGTATCGACGGCGGGCCTCACCGAGTGGGCCCTCCCCTGGGCTGCCTGCGGGCGGAGCGTCTTCCCGTGTGCCCTTTCCGGGCGCGGCGACAAGGCATTGAATGCCTTGTCGCCGCGCCCGGACCACGGAAAGGTGAACATTCCCATCCTGATCGTAACTATCGATAGAATGTGAGTTCACCCATTCGGGTACGCGTGGAGTCCGCTTGTCTTTACTTGGATTCGAGGCGGCCCAGGGTGCTCTCGACCGGTGCCGGCCAGATGGAGTCCTTGAGGCCGAGGGCGTCGCGAAGGTAGGCCCACGTGAGCCGCTGGATCAGGGCAACCCGCTCGGGGCTCTCGTCCGTCGTCGCTTTGGCTTCGTAGTCGGAGATGCCGCCGAGCGAGTGCTCTGCTCCGAACAGGGTGAGCAGGTTCTCGCTGCCCGGGCTCAGGTGATACGCATCGGTGAACCAGTCCGGCCCGCGGACTGACAGCGGGGAGTCGTCCTGGTCGCCGGCGACGACGAGGGCCGGGGTGGTCATGTCCACGAAGCTCGGGCTCATGAAGGGGAAGTGCTCGGCCGCGAACGGGGAAAGGTCGGCTCCGCCCCGGCCGGTTACGGCCAGCAGGACGCCCGCCTTGATCCGTGGGTCGGACATGTCCTCTCCTGGGTTGCCGTTGGCGTCGAGGACTCGCGCCCCCAGCAGCGTGCTCGCCGTCTGGGCGCCCCAGGAGTGCCCGGCCACGGCGATGCGGGTGCGGTCGAGGCGTCCAGCAAGGCCGGGGACGGACGACTCCAGCAGGTCGAGCTGATCGAGGGTGCGCTTCAGGTCGTCGACACGGATTCGCCAGATCAGCGGTGTGCGGGGGTCGTCGGGCGGGAGGTTCAGTGTCCGCGAGTCGAGGTGGGTGGGCTGGATGACGACGAAGCCGTGGGAGGCCCAGAAGTCGGCCAGAGGGTCGTAGTTGGTCGCCGACTGGCCGAAGCCGTGCGAGAAGACGATGACGGGCAGTTCGTGGCCGGCCGTGGGTGCGGAGACCCGTACCTGCAGATCGTCGCCGCGATCCGGGGCCTGCAGCGTGATGGGGTGCACCGAGATGACCGGCGTGGGCTCTGGCATTGCGTGCATGGTCGTTCCTTCGTGACTTGGCATTTGGCCTGCCGTTCTGGCATGCTGTGAATGCGGAACTCGGTTCCGTTAAAACATACGGAACATGGTTCCGCTTTTCAAGGGATGTGACGGGGGTAACGGTGGCCGGCACGGGCAGCGGATCGGGTGCTGCGCGAAAGCAGCGGGCTGATTCCCGGCGCAACGAGGCGGCGCTACTGGAGGCGGCCGCCGCGGCGTTCGTCACCTCCGGAGTCGATGCGCCTGTGCGTGAGATCGCCGCCAAGGCCGGCGTCGGCGTCGGCACGATCTACCGCCACTTCCCCACGCGGGCCGATCTCATCGTCGCGGTGTACCGGCACCAGGTCGAGGCGTGCGCCGAGGCCGGCCCGGCGCTGCTGGCGGAGAGCGCCACACCGCACGCCGCCCTGGCAAGCTGGATCGACCTCTTCGTCGACTTCCTGGTCACCAAGCACGGCCTGGCTGAGGCGATGCGGTCCGACGATGCCGCCTTCCAGACGCTGCACGCCTACTTCCTCGACCGCCTCGTCCCCGTCTGCGCCCAGCTGCTCGACGCCGCAGCCACGGCGGGCGAGATCATCCCCGACATGGACGCCCTCGTCCTGATGCACGGCATCGGCAATCTCTGCATCGGCGCCGACAGCCCTAGCTACGACGCGCGCCTCATGGTCGGACTCGTCATCGCAGGCTTGCGGCTCCACTAGCGCTCAAGGAAGTACGCGGCGCGCGGTCGCCCGCAGAGACGCGGCAAGACGGTGTCATGATGCTCCGCGAATGATGATGCCCGGTGGTGGGACTCGCGGTGAGCCACTAACAGAGCCGAACCTCCGCCCGTCCGCCATCCGCATCTGCCGCGATCCGCGCGCTGCGGAGCGTGACCACCCAGCAGCAGCCCTCGGAGTGTCCGGACATGCCGATGAGAGTGCGTCGAGCCGAGGCCGAATGACTTCGGCGTGTGGCTGGTTGCTTGGACACGCTCAATGTCCTAATCGCGCTGTGATCGCGATCAGGACGATAGCTGCGGCCGGCAGTATTCCGGCCCCGACCGCGAGAGCGATCATGCCGACCCGGGTGGTGGTGACAACCGCGTCATCGGTGTGAGTGGCGGGCGGTACCTCGCCCAGCATCGCGACGATCCGTTCGACCGTGCGCACCTGGCAGCGGCCATTGGTACGGTACTGACCCCCACGCAGGTCCCACAGCGGTGAGTCGACCCGGAAGTACACGTGGTCGCCATTGGTCAGGTCGAGACGGACCTCGACACCGCGGCGGGAGAACTGACCGAGCAGGTGACGGGGCACGCTGATCCGGTGCAGCGCTGTGTCGATGTGCAGGTGCCGGGGTGTCATGACGAACCGGGCCGCCGGCCCGGCCAGGTAGCAGCCAGCGGCACAGGCGGCCGCCAGCACCAGTTCGAGCAGGCTGCCCAGGCGGGGCTGGGTGTCCCAGTTAACGAGAGCGGCCAAGACGAGCCCACCACCAGTGATAGCCATCATCAGATAGGCGATGCCGCTGCGGCGGTGCACCGAGCATGACCGCGCCTCGACGTGGTGTACCACCGCGGACGGTGCTGGTACCGGTGGAAGAGACGCGTTGCGGTAGCGCAACGCACTTGCTGAGCTGATCCGCCCGGCAACCGCCACGATGAGGGCGACCGCGCCGAACGTTGCTGGGAGCCCGTATCCCGCGTCCCCACGGGCCGCCTCGGCCGGGGTGCGGGTCGCCCACAACACCACCGCAACACCCAACAGCGCGAGCCCAACACCCGACACGATCAGCGTCAGGCGCCAGGTCCACACCAGCGCGCCGTTGTCGTGCCACTCGACCGACCGCCGACCCACCGCACACTCCCCAAACAGTGCCCGGCCACATCGACCGGCGAGGGTCACGATAGAGCCATCAGACAAGGGCCTGCGGCATGCCGCACAGATCCACCGCGCTCACATGCCGCCGATCGCGCGCCTCCGACTTGGAGCCGCGCTACGAGACCAGGTCGCCGAGTTCGGCGACGAGACGTCGCATGTCCTCGCCGGCGTCAAGGGTCACCATGACGGATGCCTCCCACGCACTCGGGTCGTAGCCCCGAGGGCCCCGGATGACGAAACGGAGATTGACGTGACCTCGTCGGTCATGCGTCGCGTCGATGCGGAGGTCGTGTTCTAGTGACTCCCAGGCGCGCAGGCCGTCCCATCCCTCATAGGACTCGGCGAGGTCGGCTGCCCACGACACGATCCTGTCGACATTGAGCGTCCGGACCGAGGTCACAGCACGGACGCCGTCATCGCCAGCTCGCACCGCAGGTCGAGTACCTCGTCGTTCCACGGCCGCTCGGCGCTATGAAGACGGACGGACCCAAGCCCCGCCTCGGCGGTGATTTCGACGCCGTCATTCAACTGCCTCAACACCGGGAAGAGCATGCCACTGGCGCCCGCTGGCGTCGCGATGTTTTGACGCCCACTCCCCGAGTCGCGCGCTACGCAACGTCACGATGCTCGGTCGGGTCGGCGTCCGGTCGTGCCGATGACAGTGCACTCGATCATGCCGATGAGAGGTGCACCGACTGAGGCGTCGCCACACCTTTCCCGTGGGCGTTTTCAAGCCTGCATCGCCAACTCGGCACCGAGACGACTATCGAGCTGCCACAAGATCCTCTCACTGTTGGAATTCAAGGCCCGGAGTGGAGGACTCGAGTGACCGGGGTCACGCCCGGGTATGTCACGGATCGGAAGGCCGCCTTGTCCCATGGCCATGACGGAGATGAAGAACCAGAGTGTGATCGTGGCCGGAGCCAGTGGTGTTTTCGGCCGGCACATCCGCGAGGCGCTGACCGACGCCGGGCACACCGTGCTAGGCGTGGGCCGCGGCGAGGGCAACGAGATCCGCGCCGACCTGCTCGACCGCGACGGACTGCTGCGGGCGTTCGAGGGGATCAAGGCCGACGTCGTGGTGCACGCCGCGACCGCGTTGCGCAAGCCGCCGATGACGCACAAGGGCATGTTCGGCACCGACGACCTGCGGGTCACCGGGACCGCAAACCTGATCGAGGCGGCCAAACTTGCGGGCGTACGCCGCTTCATCGGCGAGAACGTCGCCGTCGGCTACGGCTACCGCGACTTCGGCGACCGCGTTCTGACCGAGGCCGACGAGTTCGGGGCGTCCGTGACGGACCCGAACATCAACCGGCACCTGGAGGGCATGCGGGAGAAGGAGCGCTTGCCCCGGGAGTCGGGGCTGGAGGCGATCTCACTGCGATTCGGCTTCTTCTACGGGCCGGGGGGCACCGAGACGATGGTGCACATGCTGCGGAAGCGACAACTGCCGGCGTTCAACGACCACGGCCACATCTCGCCGTGGACGCACCTGGCCGACGCGGCCGCCGCCGTCGTCGCGGCGATCGATCGCGGCCGGCCCGGTGAGGCGTACAACGTCGTCGATGACCACATGGGCTTCGGGGAGATGATCCGGGCGATCGCCGAGACCTTCGGCACACCCAAGCCGTTCACCGTGCCCACGTGGATGATGGCGGTCGCGCCCTACATGCACCTGATGCTCGGCGTCACCATGCGGGTCTCGAGCGAGAAGGCCCGCCGCGAGCTCGGGTGGCAGCCCGCGTACGCGACGGTGCTGGACGGGCTGCGGGCGCAGGCGCTCGGTCACGTCTAGCCTGTTCCCATGATCGATAGCCAGGTCTTCGCTCAGCATCGGCGGCTGCTCTTCGACGTCGCGTACCGGATGACGGGGAGCGTCGCCGATGCCGAGGACATCCTGCAGGAGGCCTGGCTGCGGTGCCGCGACGTCGACGGCGGCCAGCTCGCGAACCCCCGGGCGTACCTGGTCAAGACCGTCACCAACCTCTCGCTCAACCAACTCACCTCGGCCCGCGCCCGCCGCGAGACGTATGTCGGGCCGTGGCTGCCCGAGCCGGTGCTCACCGCGCCCGACGCGGGCCAGGAGGCCGAGATGGCCGAGTCGATCTCGATGGCGATGCTCGTCGTCCTGGAGACGCTCACCCCCGCCGAACGCGCGATCTTCCTGCTCCACGACGTTTTCGGCTACAACCACGCCGAGGTCGCATCCATTCTGGACAGGTCCGAGGTCGCGGTGCGGCAGACCGCGGTCCGGG
The window above is part of the Micromonospora inositola genome. Proteins encoded here:
- a CDS encoding TetR/AcrR family transcriptional regulator translates to MTELEKGPLGQRRGRGARERILSASQQLFRDQGINRTGMDQLCASAQVSKRTAYQHFPSKDELVAEYLRRFDPDVMPDVFDRTDLTPRERLLAAFEMPASTPLCPYIAAAVELHDPQHPASEYAREYKTAIAARLTETAREAGATNPEQLGEQLALLIDGASARTRVLDSDSFPIAAAIAAVLIDNAIPASSPRQPSDDRGTTRPAPVPVGGQ
- a CDS encoding SDR family NAD(P)-dependent oxidoreductase, whose product is MGKLDGKVAVITGGSTGMALAGAKLFVEEGAHVFIQARRQEALDDAVKLIGRNVTAVQGDAAVLDDLDRLYDTVKREKGSIDVLWASAGMGEPAVLGEITEEQFHRAFSLNARGTLFTVQKALPLINDNGSIFMTGSNASLGAFPGWSLYAGSKAVQQAWARVWLNELRDRKIRVNVLTPGQVGTAKQEELFDEATRAAFESLIPRGQMGRPEEIATVALFLASDDSSYVNGLELVADGGTTAL
- a CDS encoding NADPH-dependent F420 reductase, with the protein product MSSITFIGTGNMARTIGTLAVAGGNTVEVMGRDQSKADDLAKALGGGTTTGEWGAVPAGDIVITALLYAAVVPVVTEYGDALAGKVIVDISNPFNATFDGLAHSEETSIAQEVAKVAPAGAGVVKAFNTIFRNVLENGRPDVFMAGDDAQAKAGVAAFVESLGLHPLDVGGLKMAHWLEGAGVVTVGLARNGVGHWDFALGVNEFTG
- a CDS encoding GNAT family N-acetyltransferase, with the translated sequence MPDQAPDAYAAAFDARCAAAEGPGTRRVDGFGIQGLVPVDGESPTQLLVLDDRAFDVLSAVLPLASAGTVRVHEAAGRCAELIRRDRTWTPKAVTAMVCRDLRTVPEPLLPTGLTLRPVCRVPEDPPDGVSLTDAVAAAGRAMPAGEVSTAALVTYLRSLPEGPRLFAAVDDDGVVRGTSGSRTFFSDAYVFFVNTDPGWRRGGVGLSMTAAALRSAVKSGATRASLDASGPGIPLYRRLGFTAVAQITQFSRSG
- a CDS encoding tyrosine-type recombinase/integrase, which encodes MSAYLGRYRGDSRLHTDSDLRVFLTWCTDQDLDPLSAVRVDIERYVRWLQDVRRFQPSTVSRRLSVAIGFYRVCVIDGILPHSPADYVRRPVVPLESPTLGLGHLQFEALITTARRSANPNDFSLIAMLGLLGLRIFEACGANISDIGEEHGHRVLRVRGKGGKVVLVPLPPAVARAVDRAVDGRIDGPILRNAIGARMDRHAATRRLKHLACSAGIRMPRMHPHMLRHTFVTTMLDAGVNLRDVQIAARHADPRTTMRYDRARKNLDRHPNYILAAYMASGT
- a CDS encoding LLM class flavin-dependent oxidoreductase, which encodes MTAPSQVDYHDVLRVWREADTIPEIEHAWLFDHLMPIGGDPNGPTYEGWTLLSALAAQTRRLRLGLLVTSNRIRPPAMLAKIAATVDIVSGGRLDFGIGAGSRPSHPLARREYEAHGLPFHDTAYAVGSLAEACTVIRRLWTEADPFDFHGTYHRLTGAFCNPKPIQRPHPPILVGGRSAAVLRVAAEHADLWNIPGGDIDDAVSRSALLDRYCTEIGRDPASITRSIVLQVSYDQPSITQDAIGKAIDAGFQHIVLGLPAPYPANVAQWVTDELITTPAQ
- a CDS encoding alpha/beta hydrolase family protein; the protein is MPEPTPVISVHPITLQAPDRGDDLQVRVSAPTAGHELPVIVFSHGFGQSATNYDPLADFWASHGFVVIQPTHLDSRTLNLPPDDPRTPLIWRIRVDDLKRTLDQLDLLESSVPGLAGRLDRTRIAVAGHSWGAQTASTLLGARVLDANGNPGEDMSDPRIKAGVLLAVTGRGGADLSPFAAEHFPFMSPSFVDMTTPALVVAGDQDDSPLSVRGPDWFTDAYHLSPGSENLLTLFGAEHSLGGISDYEAKATTDESPERVALIQRLTWAYLRDALGLKDSIWPAPVESTLGRLESK
- a CDS encoding TetR/AcrR family transcriptional regulator, translating into MAGTGSGSGAARKQRADSRRNEAALLEAAAAAFVTSGVDAPVREIAAKAGVGVGTIYRHFPTRADLIVAVYRHQVEACAEAGPALLAESATPHAALASWIDLFVDFLVTKHGLAEAMRSDDAAFQTLHAYFLDRLVPVCAQLLDAAATAGEIIPDMDALVLMHGIGNLCIGADSPSYDARLMVGLVIAGLRLH
- a CDS encoding DUF6228 family protein: MTSVRTLNVDRIVSWAADLAESYEGWDGLRAWESLEHDLRIDATHDRRGHVNLRFVIRGPRGYDPSAWEASVMVTLDAGEDMRRLVAELGDLVS
- a CDS encoding NAD-dependent epimerase/dehydratase family protein, giving the protein MKNQSVIVAGASGVFGRHIREALTDAGHTVLGVGRGEGNEIRADLLDRDGLLRAFEGIKADVVVHAATALRKPPMTHKGMFGTDDLRVTGTANLIEAAKLAGVRRFIGENVAVGYGYRDFGDRVLTEADEFGASVTDPNINRHLEGMREKERLPRESGLEAISLRFGFFYGPGGTETMVHMLRKRQLPAFNDHGHISPWTHLADAAAAVVAAIDRGRPGEAYNVVDDHMGFGEMIRAIAETFGTPKPFTVPTWMMAVAPYMHLMLGVTMRVSSEKARRELGWQPAYATVLDGLRAQALGHV
- a CDS encoding RNA polymerase sigma-70 factor, which gives rise to MIDSQVFAQHRRLLFDVAYRMTGSVADAEDILQEAWLRCRDVDGGQLANPRAYLVKTVTNLSLNQLTSARARRETYVGPWLPEPVLTAPDAGQEAEMAESISMAMLVVLETLTPAERAIFLLHDVFGYNHAEVASILDRSEVAVRQTAVRARAHVAARRPRFDVDQGVRREAVDRFRKACAGGDLNAMMELLAPEVICWSDGGGKVTAARRPLEGADNVARWLLGVFAKPETQNTRLVITEINGGPGILGLADGQPAGAICLDFDGERITGVRMQGNPDKLRGLTR